A region from the Candidatus Methylomirabilota bacterium genome encodes:
- a CDS encoding GlsB/YeaQ/YmgE family stress response membrane protein: protein MSLDMLTAVLVGLLAGGLAGFVMKGGPYGLIGDFILGLVGSVAGAGIFRALGVLPGPGLVPIAVAAFVGAAGLLVVQRKLWHRPTVRPRRRRSVASGAWRVEQR, encoded by the coding sequence ATGAGCCTCGACATGTTGACGGCCGTTCTGGTGGGGCTGCTTGCCGGCGGGCTCGCCGGGTTCGTCATGAAGGGTGGACCCTACGGGCTCATCGGGGACTTCATCCTCGGCCTCGTGGGAAGCGTCGCGGGGGCCGGAATCTTCCGGGCGCTGGGAGTCCTTCCGGGACCGGGGCTCGTCCCGATCGCTGTGGCGGCGTTCGTCGGAGCGGCCGGCCTGCTCGTCGTCCAGCGGAAGCTATGGCACCGGCCAACGGTGAGGCCCCGGCGAAGGCGATCCGTCGCATCCGGAGCGTGGCGCGTCGAACAGAGGTGA
- a CDS encoding GntR family transcriptional regulator, producing the protein MVIPVHLRVDAHSPIPIRRQLTEQLKHVIEGGAVPRDQALPSIRELAGFLGINPNTVARVIEDLKLSGYVEARRGRGVFVAPDLPARPAPHLRATFLKDVVIRAAALGMTADDLAVGVSTLVGVRPAAVQGAVEILLVECSPAELDFFARELESHLPVRVDKVRLGDLGTAIRRKRPLNRWGAAVTSFFHLPEVERRLEGAGIPVIALLAEVHLETLHRLAQLPPGTRVGVASAEPETTHNLEHSIANAGLPNIVLVGACPAEGAALGRLVRRVDVVVCSTPAAERVRRLVGSAAEVIVDDRALDTRAIEMLAAILVRHDGQGTPAAALPPRRRRARALQATPPAGRHA; encoded by the coding sequence ATGGTGATTCCAGTGCACCTCCGCGTCGACGCGCACAGCCCGATCCCGATCCGCCGGCAACTGACGGAGCAGCTCAAGCATGTCATCGAGGGCGGCGCCGTCCCGCGAGACCAGGCGCTGCCGAGCATCCGGGAGCTGGCCGGCTTCCTGGGCATCAATCCCAATACGGTCGCGCGGGTCATCGAGGATCTGAAGCTGAGCGGGTACGTGGAAGCGCGGCGGGGAAGGGGCGTGTTCGTCGCCCCGGACCTCCCCGCACGCCCGGCGCCCCATCTCCGCGCGACCTTCCTGAAAGACGTGGTGATCCGGGCCGCGGCGCTCGGGATGACCGCTGACGACTTGGCGGTGGGCGTCTCGACCCTGGTCGGGGTGCGGCCGGCGGCCGTCCAGGGCGCCGTCGAGATCCTCCTGGTGGAGTGCAGCCCGGCGGAGCTCGACTTCTTTGCCCGGGAGCTCGAGTCTCACCTCCCGGTCCGAGTGGACAAGGTGCGTCTCGGCGACCTGGGGACGGCCATACGGCGGAAGAGGCCGCTCAACCGGTGGGGGGCGGCCGTCACGAGCTTCTTCCATCTCCCGGAGGTCGAGCGGCGCCTGGAGGGCGCGGGGATCCCGGTGATCGCACTCTTGGCCGAGGTGCATCTCGAGACCCTTCACCGCCTGGCCCAGCTCCCGCCGGGGACGCGGGTGGGAGTGGCCTCGGCCGAGCCCGAGACCACCCACAACCTGGAGCACTCGATCGCCAATGCCGGCCTCCCGAACATCGTGCTCGTGGGGGCTTGCCCCGCTGAGGGGGCGGCGCTCGGTCGCCTGGTGCGCCGGGTGGACGTCGTTGTTTGCTCCACCCCGGCTGCCGAGCGGGTGCGGCGGCTCGTGGGCTCCGCCGCGGAGGTGATCGTCGACGACCGAGCCCTCGACACGCGAGCCATCGAGATGCTGGCGGCCATCCTGGTGCGCCACGACGGGCAGGGGACGCCGGCGGCCGCGCTTCCCCCGCGGCGCCGGCGCGCCCGGGCCCTCCAGGCCACGCCCCCGGCCGGGCGTCACGCGTGA
- a CDS encoding N-acetylmuramoyl-L-alanine amidase, translating to MRPRIGLALFLFSALILGPRAVAATPIYLEVQSVSGATLGQLAGVIEDRVTYFPLADIARVARGKVRRAPSGDRATLEVRGRTLEVQRDSPRARLQGRVLALSAPVRVREGTWVVPGEVLVRALPVLVGAGVQVVAVSAPPPRPVPRPVTAVRAPPLAARLPVAPPTAAPADSRPAPSGAERPGEAVAPVPPAPESEPAPSAPVRAGAIELRYRSYPAYTRVALEGTAPFEPRLVEANGALVVPLAGLRGRAPRVVRAVRDGLIDSVELTESRGSPALRVTFERAPASRKVYRLQDPPRLILDFYRAAPATASGAAPRPALHMIIIDPGHGGHDPGAIGPGGLQEKELTLDVARRLAAVLEAEVGAKVRLTRTRDQFVALRERTGIANRHKADLFVSIHVNAARGVTATGTETYFLSSEATDNAARAAAAFENKVIELEPDPRAGSRDLLRSILWDLAQSEFQQQSSRLAEALQDSFERALRLPNRGVKQAPFYVLGGAAMPAVLVEIGFLSNPQEEQRLQDEGYRDRIARALAAGIAAYKRRYEQKGGVVAGR from the coding sequence ATGCGGCCCCGGATCGGCCTCGCTCTGTTTCTGTTCTCGGCCCTGATCCTCGGTCCCCGCGCGGTCGCGGCTACTCCCATCTACCTCGAGGTGCAATCCGTGTCGGGGGCGACCCTGGGCCAGCTCGCCGGCGTCATCGAGGACCGCGTGACCTATTTCCCGCTGGCCGACATCGCGCGGGTGGCCCGCGGGAAGGTGCGCCGGGCGCCGAGCGGTGACCGCGCCACGCTCGAGGTCCGCGGGAGGACGCTCGAGGTCCAGCGCGACAGCCCGCGGGCGCGCCTGCAGGGCCGCGTGCTGGCGCTCTCGGCCCCCGTGCGGGTCCGGGAAGGGACGTGGGTCGTGCCGGGCGAGGTGCTGGTGCGGGCGCTCCCCGTGCTGGTCGGTGCCGGCGTCCAGGTGGTGGCCGTCTCGGCCCCGCCGCCGCGCCCCGTGCCACGGCCGGTGACCGCCGTGCGCGCGCCGCCGCTGGCGGCCAGGTTGCCGGTGGCGCCACCGACGGCGGCGCCGGCCGATTCCAGGCCGGCACCGTCGGGGGCCGAGCGTCCCGGCGAGGCGGTCGCCCCCGTGCCACCGGCGCCGGAGAGTGAGCCAGCCCCTTCGGCGCCGGTCAGGGCCGGGGCGATCGAGCTGCGGTACCGCTCGTACCCCGCTTACACCCGGGTCGCCCTGGAGGGCACGGCGCCCTTCGAACCGCGGCTGGTCGAGGCGAACGGGGCCCTCGTGGTTCCGCTGGCGGGCCTCCGCGGGCGCGCCCCGCGGGTCGTCCGGGCCGTCCGGGACGGCCTGATCGACTCCGTGGAGCTGACCGAGTCGCGCGGCAGCCCCGCACTGCGTGTCACCTTCGAGCGCGCGCCGGCATCCCGCAAGGTGTACCGCCTGCAGGACCCGCCGCGGCTCATCCTCGATTTCTACCGGGCGGCGCCGGCGACCGCGTCGGGGGCGGCTCCCCGCCCGGCGCTCCACATGATCATCATCGACCCGGGCCACGGCGGCCACGATCCCGGCGCGATCGGGCCGGGCGGGCTTCAGGAGAAGGAGCTCACGCTGGACGTGGCGCGGCGGCTGGCCGCGGTCTTGGAGGCCGAGGTCGGGGCCAAGGTCCGCCTCACCCGGACGCGGGACCAGTTCGTGGCGCTTCGCGAGCGGACGGGGATCGCCAATCGTCACAAGGCGGATCTGTTCGTCTCCATCCACGTGAACGCGGCGCGGGGCGTCACCGCCACCGGCACCGAGACGTATTTCCTCTCCTCGGAGGCGACGGACAACGCGGCCCGAGCCGCCGCGGCGTTCGAGAACAAGGTGATCGAGCTCGAGCCGGACCCGCGCGCGGGCTCGCGAGACCTGCTCCGCTCGATTCTGTGGGACCTCGCGCAGTCCGAGTTCCAGCAGCAGTCGAGCCGGCTGGCCGAGGCGCTCCAGGACAGCTTCGAGCGGGCCCTGCGTCTTCCCAACCGGGGCGTGAAGCAGGCGCCGTTCTACGTGCTGGGCGGCGCCGCGATGCCGGCGGTCCTCGTCGAGATCGGCTTCCTCTCGAACCCGCAAGAAGAGCAGCGCTTGCAGGACGAGGGCTATCGCGACCGGATCGCGCGGGCGCTGGCCGCCGGCATCGCGGCCTACAAGCGCCGCTACGAGCAGAAGGGCGGCGTGGTGGCGGGCCGGTGA
- the rph gene encoding ribonuclease PH — protein sequence MRRDGRAPEDLRPVRLTRQYVRHAEGSVLVEVGDTRVICTASAEDRVPPFLRGAGQGWVTAEYGMLPRATSTRTPREAGRTGGRTHEIQRLVGRSLRAVVELAKLGERTITVDCDVIQADGGTRTAAITGGFLALADCIHQLQSGGRLLQDPLRDAVAATSVGLVAGGPILDLDYSEDSTAEVDMNVVMTGTGRFVEIQGTAEQTPFDLTQLEALLTLAKRGIARLLELQRRILADRTTTLFTLP from the coding sequence ATTCGACGCGACGGCCGCGCGCCCGAGGACCTCCGGCCGGTGCGCCTGACGCGCCAATACGTGCGGCATGCCGAAGGGTCGGTGCTCGTGGAGGTCGGGGACACCCGCGTCATCTGCACGGCGTCGGCCGAGGATCGCGTGCCGCCGTTCCTCCGCGGCGCCGGGCAGGGGTGGGTCACGGCCGAGTACGGGATGCTGCCTCGGGCGACGTCCACCCGGACGCCACGCGAGGCGGGCCGGACCGGCGGGCGCACCCACGAGATCCAGCGCCTGGTGGGACGCTCGCTGCGGGCGGTGGTCGAGCTCGCGAAGCTCGGCGAGCGCACGATCACCGTGGATTGCGACGTCATCCAGGCCGACGGCGGCACCCGGACGGCCGCGATCACCGGCGGCTTCCTCGCCCTGGCCGACTGCATCCACCAGCTCCAGTCGGGCGGTCGGCTGCTGCAGGATCCGCTCCGCGACGCCGTGGCCGCGACCAGCGTCGGCCTGGTGGCCGGCGGGCCCATCCTCGACCTGGACTACTCCGAGGACTCCACCGCCGAAGTCGACATGAACGTCGTCATGACCGGGACGGGTCGCTTCGTCGAGATTCAGGGGACCGCCGAGCAGACACCGTTCGACCTCACCCAGCTCGAGGCCCTGCTCACGCTGGCGAAGCGGGGCATCGCGCGACTCCTCGAGCTCCAGCGCCGGATCCTCGCCGACCGCACGACGACGCTCTTCACCCTGCCGTGA
- the rdgB gene encoding RdgB/HAM1 family non-canonical purine NTP pyrophosphatase yields MTPWLVLATANPGKRAEFQLLLAGLGYGIRDLADYPGITLPPEGGVSYAENALAKARATAAVTGAVTLGDDSGLEVDALGGRPGVASARYGGPGVSDAARVARLLAEMVGAGARGARFRCVLALVGPWGAEETVEGVVEGLLAETPRGHGGFGYDPIFLVPGLGRTLAELTPAEKARMSHRGQAAARVRPILTEWLPRARGWTRPG; encoded by the coding sequence GTGACGCCGTGGCTCGTGCTGGCCACGGCGAACCCGGGCAAGCGCGCCGAGTTCCAGCTCCTCCTCGCCGGCCTCGGCTACGGGATCCGGGACCTGGCGGACTATCCCGGCATCACGCTCCCGCCTGAGGGCGGGGTCAGTTACGCCGAGAACGCGCTCGCCAAGGCGCGGGCAACCGCCGCCGTCACCGGCGCCGTCACGCTGGGCGACGACTCCGGACTCGAGGTCGACGCCCTCGGGGGGCGGCCGGGTGTCGCCTCGGCGCGCTACGGCGGGCCGGGGGTGAGCGACGCCGCCCGGGTGGCGCGCCTGCTCGCCGAGATGGTCGGCGCCGGCGCGCGCGGGGCCCGCTTCCGGTGCGTCCTGGCCCTGGTGGGGCCGTGGGGGGCCGAGGAGACGGTCGAGGGCGTGGTCGAAGGGCTCCTGGCCGAGACTCCCCGCGGTCACGGCGGGTTCGGCTACGATCCGATCTTCCTGGTCCCCGGGCTGGGCCGAACGCTGGCCGAGCTGACGCCGGCCGAAAAGGCGCGGATGAGCCACCGCGGCCAGGCGGCGGCCCGCGTCCGGCCCATCCTGACCGAGTGGCTCCCGCGAGCCCGCGGGTGGACCCGCCCCGGGTGA
- a CDS encoding outer membrane beta-barrel protein has translation MPVLLGWLTPSGASAGEEPATRVYLTLRYGGTVPGLRADDSAGLSLGVDLGRFLSVELAADFYELVAEVPRVGTVGEYGVMALAPQVRVRYPLFGGQLAPYLLAGVGIGVGQFNDRKPPGFGLAIHAGDDVTPLGVVGGGIEYFLADNLALGLQVAYVISGAQTIEVQGRRHPVELETLLATASLRVLYPEREPRPAGLPRGLLPARVYVGVRIGGAVPTRKEVFSGLESRPEAPAWGGTLNQVFGVAVGANLGRHLGVELPLEGYEMNLAMPGRPALGEYALYPIIPLVRLRSAWLDEKLELYGLGGVGITYGEFNDGKPAGASLEIRGRDWTVAGALGVGAEYFVTSNVAIGLEAKYVASRGHHLRIDGRPVGGAVLDSVLVSFGLRAFLGELGQ, from the coding sequence GTGCCGGTGCTCCTCGGGTGGCTCACGCCCTCGGGCGCGAGCGCCGGCGAGGAACCCGCGACGCGGGTCTACCTCACCCTGCGCTACGGGGGGACCGTTCCCGGCCTGCGCGCCGACGACTCCGCCGGGCTCTCCTTGGGAGTGGACCTGGGTCGCTTCCTGAGCGTGGAGCTCGCGGCCGACTTCTACGAGCTGGTCGCCGAGGTGCCCCGCGTCGGGACGGTCGGCGAGTACGGGGTGATGGCGCTCGCGCCCCAGGTCCGCGTCCGGTACCCCCTGTTCGGCGGGCAGCTGGCCCCGTACCTTCTGGCCGGGGTCGGCATCGGCGTCGGCCAGTTCAACGACCGCAAGCCGCCCGGCTTCGGCCTGGCGATCCATGCGGGGGATGACGTCACACCCCTCGGCGTGGTCGGCGGCGGCATCGAGTACTTCCTCGCCGACAACCTCGCCCTCGGGCTCCAGGTCGCCTACGTCATCTCCGGAGCGCAGACGATCGAGGTCCAGGGTCGGCGCCACCCGGTGGAGCTGGAGACCCTGCTGGCCACCGCGAGCCTGCGCGTCCTCTACCCCGAGCGCGAGCCGCGTCCGGCCGGGCTCCCGCGGGGGCTCCTGCCGGCACGCGTCTACGTCGGGGTCCGGATCGGGGGGGCGGTCCCCACGCGCAAGGAGGTGTTCTCGGGTCTCGAGAGCCGCCCGGAGGCGCCGGCCTGGGGCGGGACCCTGAACCAGGTCTTCGGGGTCGCCGTCGGCGCGAACCTGGGCCGACACCTGGGGGTCGAGCTCCCGCTGGAAGGCTACGAGATGAACCTCGCCATGCCCGGCCGACCCGCGCTGGGCGAATACGCGCTGTATCCGATCATTCCGCTGGTCCGCCTGCGCTCGGCCTGGCTGGACGAGAAGCTGGAGCTGTATGGGCTGGGCGGGGTCGGGATCACCTACGGCGAGTTCAACGATGGGAAGCCGGCGGGGGCGAGCCTGGAGATCCGCGGTCGGGACTGGACGGTGGCGGGGGCGCTGGGCGTGGGCGCCGAGTACTTCGTGACGAGCAATGTCGCCATCGGACTCGAGGCGAAGTACGTGGCCTCCCGCGGCCACCACCTCCGGATCGACGGACGGCCCGTCGGCGGCGCCGTGCTGGATTCGGTGCTCGTCTCCTTCGGCCTGCGCGCCTTCCTCGGCGAGCTCGGTCAGTGA
- a CDS encoding AAA family ATPase has translation MELAILIGLPASGKTTFFRQRLAATHVQVSKDLLRRGRQRSGRERERIGEALRAGRSVAVDNTNPTATERGRLIELGRAHGARIVGYFFDVERREALVRNRRREGAERVPDVAIHAAAKRLEPPSVTEGFDELYAVRIGGEGEFRITRLAGPEATRLRSEP, from the coding sequence ATGGAGCTCGCGATCCTGATCGGCCTTCCGGCGTCCGGCAAGACCACGTTCTTCCGGCAGCGGCTCGCGGCGACTCACGTGCAGGTGAGCAAGGACCTCCTGCGCCGCGGCCGCCAGCGGAGCGGCCGTGAGCGGGAGCGCATCGGGGAGGCGCTCCGGGCGGGGCGATCGGTGGCGGTCGACAACACCAACCCCACCGCCACCGAGCGCGGTCGCCTCATCGAGCTCGGCCGGGCCCATGGCGCTCGGATCGTGGGCTACTTCTTCGACGTGGAGCGGCGGGAGGCCCTCGTGCGGAATCGACGCCGCGAGGGTGCCGAGCGGGTCCCGGACGTCGCCATCCACGCGGCGGCCAAGCGGCTGGAGCCGCCCTCGGTCACGGAAGGCTTCGACGAGCTCTATGCCGTGCGGATCGGCGGGGAGGGTGAGTTCCGGATCACGCGGCTGGCCGGTCCCGAGGCCACCCGGCTCCGCTCGGAGCCCTGA